The genomic region GTCGCCGTTATCATCGGAGTGAGCGGTTGTACATTGTGCTGGACAACTTTTCCCCTCACCACCATAAGAAAGTCAAGACTTGGGCCCGTGAAAACAACGTGGAGTTGATCTATACGCCGACATATGCATCTTGGTTAAACCGGATTGAATGTCATTTTGGCCCGCTTCGCAAGTTCGTTTTCGAAGGAAGCAATTATTCATCTCATGATGAATTGGCTAAAGCCATCCAAGCATACATCCGTTGGCGCAACAAAAACAAACATCACGAAGCCATCTTAAAAGAACAAAACAAGATCAAGGTTGCCTGAAGGGGCACTAGCTCACGACATCGATTAACCCAATCGCGTGCTTCGCGCGCTTCAGTAGCGAGACATATTTCCGGGATTTGTTCTGCCGGCCAGCAGTAGCCGAGCAAACGCGCTACAGCGACTTGGAGTACGGTATGGGCCTCGGCTTTCGCTGGATGGCCGTGAAATGACCATTGAGTGAGATCTTGACATAAAATGTGCCTAGGATCATCCATCTCTGCCGCGATTCTTTGCCAATAATCGAAATCGAAAAGGGCGGATTCGATTGATTTAATAGCGACACTCACTTTTTTGTCGATCTTCCGAACTTCACGATTAAACTCCGAACTACTTGCAAATGCCCAGAGAGCTTTAAAATATTCTTCTTTGCGAGGAATAATAACTGCAGCCCCATGAGTGAACAACTGTCCTGTATACAAATTAAATGTAATGGTGTTTGGGCCGTATTTTAACGTATGCCTGATCATCGAAAACCCTTGAAATAACGCCATTTCTCAAGGATGAACCATCTTCTGTACAAAGCAATTCTCTCTCATTATCTGAGGTTCGTTTGCAATTTTGTTTGCAATTTCGTTTGCAGTTTTGTTTGCAAAAAGGCCGGGATCATCCCGGCCTTATATGTTTTAAGTTTCAATTCCTCATAGGTAACCTACAACTTAGGAGAGGGGGTACAAATACCTATCCCCGAGGAGAGAAGGGCAAAATGGACGTGCTCTTGTTCATCTTGGTTTCAATTCCTCATAGGTAACCTACAAACGGACCTTGGATGTGGCCGTGATGTTGGAGGGCGGTAAACCCGAGTTTCAATCCCTCATAGGCAACCTACAAACAGCGATGACAAACAAGAAGTGAAAGATGCCGTCTAAGTTTCAATCCCTCATAGGTAACCTACAAACATGCGCCTTGGGGGGTATAGATGGGAATTTTACGACAGTTTCAATCCCTCATAGGTAACCTACAAACCCTGAAAAAAGCCCGCCAAATTCATCATTTACATATTTACACTATAACCTTTGGGAATAATTTCGTCAATTGGGAAAATGGCTATTCCCCTTCTTCCACTTGGCTTTTAAGGGATTGGAAGAAAATGAAAGCGTCGTCGACCTCCAGGGGTTTTTGCATTATCGGAGGTCGACGACACCTAACTTGAACAATTCATCTCACTTAAACAAGCGGGAAAATCCCCGGCTTATTTTTGCTTCCCAATTTCCTCTATGGTCGATGCGATTTGATCCGTCAGGGCTTGCAGGAGCAATCTTCCCTTTTCTGCGGTTGCTCGAGTGGGAAAGCCAATTGTCCCGCTTTTGGTATATGGTTTCATTCCTACGGTTTCCAGGAAAGGACGATCAGGTGAATCACAATCGGATCGTTTGTCTTCTTTCACGGCTTTCGGCATCAGATGCATGATAAGCGAGGTCTCTCCCTCTCCGGCATGCATGTCCCGACTAATGGTCTCGGTGATCCCAGCCGCCTGATAAGCTTGTTCCCAGTGACGGCGGTTGGGAAACGGCCCCCATACCGTTCGTGGATCTTCGACATTCAATTCCTGAACAATATTCCTTAGAAGATGATTCCCGCCGTGTCCGTTGATGATAACGATCCTTGAAATGCCTGACCGTTTCAGCGATTGGACAATATCGGTGACCACCGCTGTCAATGTATGAACCCTAAGGGATATACAACCGGGAAAATCCGCGTGCTCAAAGGAAGCGGAATACGGCAACAACGGAACACAGAAAGAGGATTCAAACCGCTTGGAGAGCTGTTTTGCCAATGCCTCGGCGATGATTCCATCCGTGTTTATGGGAAGATGGTAACCGTGTTGCTCGATGGCTCCGATCGGGAGAAAGGCCAAGTTTACATCTGTCAGTTCGTTCCACGACGAAAAGGAATCCATTATTCACACTCCTGTATGGTGACAGGCTGAGTGTTATCCCATCTTTTCTTTTTTTTGGGATTTTTACTGAGGCGTTCTTATTGTGACGACAAAGGATCGGGGACTCTCCCCTTTGGATGGGAGTTTCAATCCTCTATACTGAGGTGTTCTTATTGTGACAGCAGATGCTGAATTTCTTGGTATAATTGGACTTCTACGCCATTTTGCGAACACCTCCGGGGTTTTGGCCGAAGCTCCCGGTGTTCGCAAAATTCATCCCTCATAGGTAACCTACAAACACGAGCAGATTAAACGGCTGGAGGAGAAAATCTACGTTTCAATCCCTCATAGGTAACCTACAAACGTGGATGATCCAACAGAGGAAGCAGCTGTAACCACAGTTTCAATCCCTTATAGGTAACCTACAAACTTGGTCGAAGTGCGATTGTTGCGGGAATCCTGAAGTGTTTCAATCCCTTATAGGTAACCTACAAACCCCAAATTCTCAAGCCCCGGATAATCGCTGGTGGAGGGTGTTTCAATCCCTTATAGGTAACCTACAAACGCGAAGCGCCGAGCGAGCGACGCAGACCCTTGACGAGGTTTCAATCCCTTATAGGTAACCTACAAACGGAAGCGGCCTCGTTTGTTATTGCAGACAGACTGTAGGTTTCAATCCCTTATAGGTAACCTACAAACGCTCCTAAATGTCGAGAACATTGATTTTAGCGTCCAATGACGTTTCAATCCCTCATAGGTAACCTACAAACCGGGTATGGCCAGGCGGGGCGGGAAGACGGCCAGCCTCGTTTCAATCCCTCATAGGTAACCTACAAACCCCCTGAAAAAGCCCGCCAAATCCATCATTTACATATTTACACTATAACCTTTGGGAATAATTTCGTCAATTGGGAAAACGGCTGTTTCCCTTCTTTCACTTGGCTTTTGGAGATTTGGAAGAAAATGAAAGTGTCGTCGACCTCCAGGGGTTTTTGCATCATCGGAGGTCGACGACATCTTAAGTTGAGTTGATTGAGAACCGTTCATTTTCCCCTTTACAGTAAATCCCCTTTTGCCCTGTATAGCTTGATCCCCTTGATTTCACCTTTTACTAAATTGTGGTTGGACATGCAAACATCAGCGTTACAATGGACATTTACTCTCATGTAATTCCGAGCATACAACGCGAAGCCGCAAAAATGTTCGATCAGATTCTGGATCAAGACGCTTTAACCGACTAAAGGTTAGAAATTCGTTAGAAGTCGGGCCGGGAAATAAAATGACGGGGGCTGAAAACCCCCGTCATTCTTGGTCGGGGCGGCCGGATTTGAACCGACGACCCCCTGGTCCCAAACCAGGTGCTCTACCAAGCTGAGCCACGCCCCGTAAGGAAATTTGATTTTTTGATAAAAAATTGCACCAAAGGCAAAACTGCTTGATTCGGACAAGGGATATGACGGGAACGATTTAAAGGCTTCCTTATTGTCCTCCGCATTATTCGCATAGAACATGATAACACAGGGGTCCAGGAAAGTGAAGCCCCAGAAATTTTCATCAAACGAGTATTCGATGGGGTGTCTTATAAACCAAATGAGACCGGTGTTCATCCATCCGGTATACGCCGGTTGAAGAGGGTAGGGTGCCTTCATCCAAAATGAGTCTGCCCATCGACGGGCGCACCGTTTTCATTCCACCCGATCCATCCAATCTGCCGCGGGAGGCCCGGCTCACCGCTTGATGTGAGGAATCGTAAGGGGACCCGATGGCGCCTTCCACCGAGAGGAGGTTTTCCGCAAAAGCGGCCGGGTTCCTTCTCTAGATCCCTTCGGTTCTCCGGACGGCGGTGTTCAGACGCTCTTCATGGGAGACTACAGGGCGCAAAAAATGGCCCGTTCCGGTTCCCGATAAGCTGTGGCGAAGATTGACCAACAAACCTGATGTCCTTGCTTTTTTGCAGTCAACCATCACAGGGAAGTCGGAATGGCGTGTATAAACAGAACGCAACTTGAACTGAGAAAGTGCCGGTGATCGCTTGCGATGCGGACAAAGAAGAAATCAATGCACGACAGACTGGAGTGATGGACGCTTTTGGCATGGGATAGAAAGGCGTGATAAATGTGTTTCGATCCCCGGATAGTCGTTCAAGGGGTTTAATTCTCCGGTGTCCGTTCCGAATTTGCAAGGCCCTGATTTGTCCCCTGTCTCACCTGTTTCCACACTTGCTCCGTGAACTTTTGTCGGTGGCCTGATCTCTGCCAAAAAAATCCCCCGACCCTTTTGTGTAAAGAAAAACAGGCCGAACGCCGAGCCTTGCGAAGGTGGGCTTGGCCGATAGGGTTTACCCGCCCGTCAACCGTCGATGTTTGGCCTGCGCAAGAATCCATTTTGGGCAAAATAAAATTGGGCTTCGAAAGCCCAATTTTAAACTGGTGCCGAAGGTGGGAGTCGAACCCACATG from Planifilum fulgidum harbors:
- a CDS encoding transposase → RRYHRSERLYIVLDNFSPHHHKKVKTWARENNVELIYTPTYASWLNRIECHFGPLRKFVFEGSNYSSHDELAKAIQAYIRWRNKNKHHEAILKEQNKIKVA
- a CDS encoding creatininase family protein, which gives rise to MDSFSSWNELTDVNLAFLPIGAIEQHGYHLPINTDGIIAEALAKQLSKRFESSFCVPLLPYSASFEHADFPGCISLRVHTLTAVVTDIVQSLKRSGISRIVIINGHGGNHLLRNIVQELNVEDPRTVWGPFPNRRHWEQAYQAAGITETISRDMHAGEGETSLIMHLMPKAVKEDKRSDCDSPDRPFLETVGMKPYTKSGTIGFPTRATAEKGRLLLQALTDQIASTIEEIGKQK